The following proteins are encoded in a genomic region of Dyadobacter sp. UC 10:
- a CDS encoding peroxiredoxin yields MANRLLSVGSQFPEFKKTSVVSLEKGNEFYDITSEDHKNAEKWMVMFWWPKDFTFVCPTEIAEFGKHVGDFADRDTILIGASTDSEYVHLAWRKNHDDLRNLQFPMLADTSKSLAEELGILEENEKIAYRVTYIVDPQGIIRWVSVNDLSVGRNVGEVIRVLDALQTDELCPCNWQKGEATLA; encoded by the coding sequence ATGGCAAATAGACTGTTATCAGTGGGATCACAATTCCCGGAATTCAAAAAAACATCAGTAGTATCTCTGGAAAAAGGCAACGAATTCTACGATATTACCTCAGAAGATCACAAGAATGCTGAGAAGTGGATGGTGATGTTCTGGTGGCCAAAAGACTTCACTTTTGTATGCCCAACCGAAATCGCTGAGTTCGGCAAGCACGTAGGCGACTTCGCTGACCGTGACACGATTTTGATCGGTGCTTCTACCGACAGCGAGTACGTTCACCTTGCCTGGAGAAAAAACCACGACGATCTGCGCAACTTGCAATTCCCAATGCTGGCTGATACTTCGAAATCATTGGCAGAGGAATTGGGCATCCTGGAAGAAAACGAAAAAATTGCTTATCGTGTAACCTACATCGTTGACCCACAAGGAATTATTCGCTGGGTTAGCGTAAACGACCTTTCAGTAGGCCGTAACGTTGGTGAAGTGATCCGCGTTTTGGATGCTTTGCAAACTGACGAACTTTGCCCTTGCAACTGGCAAAAAGGCGAGGCTACACTTGCTTAA
- a CDS encoding UDP-N-acetylmuramoyl-tripeptide--D-alanyl-D-alanine ligase, with translation MFTTTETLYQYFKKGARISTDTRQVSEGFIFFALKGDKFDGNQYAAEALAKGAAYAVVSDENVVADQRFLLVEDTLSALQDLARFHRKTVEFPVIALTGSNGKTTTKELIAKVLSMKYNTYATSGNLNNHIGVPLTLLSVDPAKHEMAVVEMGANHQEEIALLCSIALPTHGLITNIGKAHLEGFGGQEGVKKGKGELFDFLSKKKGTVFVNSQNDVIMEMVSKRRAFGEIVFYNSENSAVNPTLLSDNPVVSFQSGGKTVTTHLPGSYNFDNICAALAVGKQFGVEDADALEAIATYQPTNNRSQIVKKGSNTVIMDAYNANPSSMSAAIANFGKLDAPRKMLILGDMFELGEAAPEEHLALGKQIAEQQFDIVILAGALMQHALPALPKAYYFPDKFSLHNWVMDNPQENTYILIKGSRGMSLETVLNLMPE, from the coding sequence ATGTTTACGACCACCGAAACACTTTATCAATACTTCAAAAAAGGGGCCCGCATTTCAACAGACACCCGGCAGGTTAGCGAAGGTTTTATCTTCTTCGCATTAAAAGGGGATAAATTTGACGGCAACCAATATGCAGCCGAAGCTTTGGCAAAAGGTGCGGCTTATGCAGTGGTAAGTGACGAAAATGTAGTCGCCGACCAGCGTTTTCTCCTCGTGGAAGATACGCTTTCCGCATTACAGGATCTCGCCAGATTTCACAGGAAAACTGTTGAATTTCCCGTCATCGCATTGACAGGATCGAATGGGAAAACAACTACAAAAGAACTGATAGCGAAAGTGTTGTCGATGAAATACAATACCTACGCGACTTCCGGCAATCTCAATAACCACATCGGCGTCCCGCTTACATTATTGTCGGTAGATCCTGCCAAACATGAAATGGCGGTGGTCGAAATGGGTGCCAATCACCAGGAGGAAATCGCGTTACTCTGCTCGATTGCATTACCCACCCACGGCCTGATCACTAATATCGGCAAAGCGCATCTGGAAGGTTTCGGCGGACAGGAAGGCGTGAAAAAAGGGAAAGGGGAGCTATTTGATTTTCTTTCCAAGAAAAAAGGGACGGTTTTTGTCAATTCCCAAAATGATGTGATCATGGAAATGGTAAGCAAACGGCGCGCCTTCGGTGAGATCGTTTTTTACAATTCTGAAAACAGTGCTGTCAATCCTACCCTATTATCGGACAACCCGGTGGTCAGTTTTCAATCGGGCGGAAAAACGGTGACTACGCATTTACCGGGCAGTTACAATTTTGACAATATCTGCGCGGCGCTGGCTGTCGGAAAGCAGTTTGGCGTCGAAGATGCAGATGCATTGGAAGCCATTGCGACTTATCAGCCTACCAATAACCGGTCGCAGATCGTGAAAAAAGGCTCCAATACGGTCATTATGGATGCTTATAATGCGAATCCTTCCTCGATGTCTGCCGCTATCGCCAATTTCGGCAAGCTGGATGCACCGCGCAAGATGCTGATCCTGGGTGATATGTTTGAACTGGGAGAGGCTGCGCCAGAGGAACATCTTGCATTAGGCAAACAGATTGCGGAACAACAATTTGACATCGTGATCCTTGCAGGTGCATTGATGCAGCACGCATTACCCGCACTTCCGAAAGCGTATTACTTTCCGGACAAATTCTCGCTTCATAATTGGGTTATGGACAACCCGCAAGAAAATACATATATCCTGATCAAAGGATCGCGCGGCATGTCACTCGAAACGGTACTTAATCTGATGCCCGAGTAG